A window of the Lolium perenne isolate Kyuss_39 chromosome 7, Kyuss_2.0, whole genome shotgun sequence genome harbors these coding sequences:
- the LOC127313341 gene encoding uncharacterized protein: MAHRRAARFFLAVLLVAALAALRPAAALSPDGKALLSLLPTAPSPVLPSWDPAAATPCSWQGVTCSPQSRVVSLSLPNTFLNLSALPPPLASLSSLQLLNLSTCNISGPIPPSYASLAALRVLDLSSNALYGAVPPELGALSALQYLFLNSNRFTGAVPRTLANLSALEVLCVQDNLFNGTIPASLGALTALQQLRLGGNPGLTGPIPPSLGALSNLTVFGGAATGLSGPIPDELGNLVNLQTLALYDTSISGPVPAALGGCAELRNLYLHMNKLSGPIPPDLGRLQKLTSLLLWGNALTGKIPPELSTCSALVVLDLSGNRLSGQVPGALGGLAALEQLHLSDNQLTGRIPPELSNCSSLTTLQLDKNGISGAIPPQLGDLKALQVLFLWGNDLSGSIPPELGDCADLYALDLSRNRLTGGIPDEVFGLQKLSKLLLLGNALSGPIPPSVADCVSLVRLRLGENQLVGEIPREIGKLQNLVFLDLYSNRFTGRLPAELANITVLELLDVHNNSFTGPVPPQFGALVNLEQLDLSMNKLGGEMPASFGNFSYLNKLILSKNMLSGPLPRSIQNLQKLTMLDLSSNNFSGPIPPEIGALSSLSISLDLSGNRFVGELPEEMSGLTQLQSLDLSSNGLYGSISVLGALTSLTALNISYNNFSGAIPVTPFFKTLSSNSYINNPTLCESYDGHICASDTVRKTTMKTVRTVILVCAVLGSITLLLVVVWILITRSRRLVGEKATSLSAVGGNDFSYPWTFTPFQKLNFCVDNILECLRDENVIGKGCSGVVYRAEMPNGDVIAVKKLWKTTKEEPIDAFAAEIQILGHIRHRNIVKLLGYCSNKTVKLLLYNYVPNGNLQELLKENRGLDWDTRYKIAIGAAQGLSYLHHDCVPAILHRDVKCNNILLDSKYESYLADFGLAKLMNSPSYHHAMSRIAGSYGYIAPEYAYTSNITEKSDVYSYGVVLLEILSGRSAIEPMDSDSLHIVEWAKKKMGSYEPAVNILDPKLRGMPDQLVQEMLQTLGIAVFCVNPAPGERPTMKEVVAFLKEVKSPPEEWAKTSQQPLIKPGSQEG; the protein is encoded by the exons ATGGCGCACCGGCGCGCCGCCCGGTTCTTCTTGGCGGTGCTCTTGGTGGCCGCGCTGGCCGCGCTCCGGCCGGCCGCGGCACTGTCCCCAGACGGCAAGGCGCTGCTGTCCCTCCTCCCGACGGCGCCGTCGCCGGTGCTGCCCTCCTGGGACCCCGCCGCCGCGACGCCGTGCTCCTGGCAGGGGGTCACGTGCTCGCCGCAGAGCCGGGTGGTCTCCCTCTCGCTGCCCAACACCTTCCTCAACCTCTCCGCGCTCCCGCCGCCGCTCGCCTCGCTCTCCTCGCTGCAGCTGCTCAACCTCTCCACCTGCAACATCTCCGGGCCCATCCCGCCCTCCTACGCGTCCCTCGCCGCGCTCCGCGTGCTGGACCTCTCCTCCAACGCGCTCTACGGCGCCGTCCCGCCCGAGCTCGGCGCGCTGTCGGCGCTGCAGTACCTCTTCCTCAACTCCAACCGCTTCACGGGCGCCGTCCCGCGCACCCTCGCCAACCTCTCGGCCCTCGAGGTGCTCTGCGTCCAGGACAACCTCTTCAACGGCACCATCCCGGCCTCCCTcggcgcgctcaccgcgctccagcagctgcgcctcgggggcAACCCGGGGCTCACGGGCCCCATCCCGCCCTCCCTCGGCGCGCTCTCCAACCTCACCGTCTTCGGCGGCGCGGCCACGGGGCTGTCCGGCCCCATCCCGGACGAGCTCGGCAACCTCGTCAACCTCCAGACGCTCGCGCTGTACGACACCAGCATCTCCGGCCCCGTGCCGGCCGCGCTCGGCGGGTGCGCCGAGCTCCGCAACCTCTACCTCCACATGAACAAGCTCTCCGGCCCGATACCGCCGGACCTCGGGAGGCTGCAGAAGCTCACCAGCCTGCTGCTCTGGGGCAATGCCCTCACCGGGAAGATCCCGCCAGAGCTCTCCACATGCTCGGCGCTCGTGGTGCTCGACCTGTCGGGCAACCGCCTCTCGGGCCAGGTGCCCGGGGCGCTCGGCGGTCTCGCCGCGCTCGAGCAGCTGCACCTGTCGGACAACCAGCTCACGGGCCGCATACCGCCGGAGCTCAGCAACTGCAGCAGCCTCACCACCCTGCAGCTCGACAAGAACGGCATCTCCGGGGCGATACCACCGCAGCTAGGGGACCTCAAGGCGCTGCAGGTGCTGTTCCTCTGGGGCAACGACCTGTCCGGCTCGATTCCGCCGGAGCTCGGCGACTGCGCCGACCTGTATGCTCTGGACCTGTCCAGGAACCGGCTCACCGGTGGCATTCCCGACGAGGTCTTCGGCCTCCAGAAGCTCAGCAAGCTGCTCCTGCTCGGCAACGCGCTGTCAGGTCCCATTCCACCGAGCGTCGCGGACTGCGTGTCGttggtccggctccggctcgGCGAGAACCAGCTCGTCGGCGAGATACCCAGGGAGATTGGCAAGCTGCAGAACCTGGTGTTCCTGGACCTCTACTCCAACAGGTTCACCGGGCGGCTGCCCGCCGAGCTCGCCAACATCACGGTGCTGGAGCTGCTCGACGTGCACAACAACAGCTTCACCGGGCCAGTACCTCCGCAGTTCGGGGCGCTCGTCAACCTGGAGCAGCTTGATCTCAGCATGAACAAGCTCGGCGGCGAGATGCCAGCGAGCTTCGGCAACTTCAGCTACCTCAACAAGCTCATCCTCAGCAAGAACATGCTCTCTGGGCCATTGCCCAGGTCGATTCAGAACCTGCAGAAGCTGACCATGCTAGACCTCAGCAGCAACAACTTCTCCGGCCCGATACCGCCGGAGATCGGCGCGTTGTCAAGCCTGAGCATTAGCCTGGACCTGAGTGGGAACAGGTTCGTCGGCGAGCTGCCAGAGGAGATGTCTGGCCTGACGCAGCTGCAGTCGCTCGACCTGTCGAGCAATGGCCTCTATGGTAGCATCTCGGTGCTCGGCGCCCTCACCAGCCTTACGGCCCTCAACATTTCGTACAACAACTTCTCCGGCGCGATCCCGGTGACACCGTTCTTCAAGACATTGTCATCGAATTCCTACATCAACAATCCCACTCTATGTGAGTCCTATGATGGACACATTTGTGCATCCGACACGGTTCGCAAGACCACTATGAAGACCGTGAGGACAGTGATCCTTGTCTGCGCCGTTTTGGGCTCGATCACGCTGTTGCTTGTCGTGGTCTGGATCCTCATCACCAGGAGCAGGAGGCTTGTGGGCGAGAAGGCGACGAGCCTGTCGGCCGTGGGCGGTAACGACTTCTCGTACCCATGGACGTTCACGCCATTTCAGAAGCTCAACTTTTGCGTTGATAACATCTTGGAATGCCTGAGAGATGAGAATGTGATCGGCAAGGGTTGCTCAGGAGTTGTGTACAGAGCTGAAATGCCCAACGGGGATGTCATCGCGGTGAAGAAGCTCTGGAAGACGACCAAGGAGGAGCCCATCGACGCGTTCGCTGCCGAGATTCAGATACTGGGTCATATCAGGCACCGGAACATTGTCAAGCTGCTTGGCTACTGCTCGAACAAGACCGTCAAGCTCCTGCTCTACAACTACGTCCCCAACGGCAACTTGCAGGAGCTCCTGAAGGAGAACAGGGGCCTGGACTGGGATACGCGGTACAAGATCGCCATCGGGGCGGCGCAGGGGCTGTCCTATCTGCACCATGACTGTGTCCCCGCAATACTCCACCGGGACGTCAAGTGCAACAACATACTGCTCGATTCCAAGTACGAGTCCTACTTGGCTGACTTCGGGCTGGCCAAGCTCATGAACTCCCCCAGTTATCATCACGCCATGTCACGGATCGCTGGCTCCTATGGATACATTGCTCCAG AGTACGCATACACCTCGAACATCACCGAGAAGAGTGATGTTTATAGCTACGGCGTGGTGCTTCTGGAGATCCTGAGCGGGCGGAGCGCCATCGAGCCGATGGACAGTGACAGCCTTCACATCGTGGAGTGGGCGAAGAAGAAGATGGGGAGCTACGAGCCGGCAGTGAACATCCTGGACCCGAAGCTGCGCGGCATGCCGGACCAGCTAGTCCAGGAGATGCTGCAGACACTGGGCATTGCTGTTTTCTGTGTGAACCCTGCACCGGGGGAGCGGCCGACCATGAAAGAGGTGGTGGCCTTCCTCAAGGAGGTGAAGAGCCCGCCGGAGGAGTGGGCTAAGACGTCGCAGCAGCCGCTCATCAAGCCTGGCAGCCAGGAAGGCTGA